In the Coregonus clupeaformis isolate EN_2021a unplaced genomic scaffold, ASM2061545v1 scaf3209, whole genome shotgun sequence genome, GTAAAAATCACAACTTACCACAAAATAATGCATTTCAAATTTTTATTAACAGCTCAACTATGTCAGGCTAAAATATATTAAGAATACAAATCCCTTTTTAAAACATTGACCTTAGGTTTCCATAAAATGGCAATAGGGAACAACATACAAGGAGGAATCTGTCGTTCCATACTTCATTTGAACATCAAAAGGTTTAAAGTAACACAGTTCAGTAATGTTGATCACCTTTTTGAACCCTGTCTGGATGCATCCTGACCTTAAAGGCATAGTAATGGTAATCAAAACACACTGTTTCCATCAGTTTTCCACAGAGCAATACACAGTCATCTTTCACAGCAATAATTTTGATTTTACAAAATACAGGCATCTCAAATGCTACCTCAGTACAGATAATGAAGTCACGGCGGTACTCTGTACCATGATGTTTGATCCACTTGGCAGAAAACACACTGGTAGACAATACAGACCCACATTTTAAAGCAATCTCGGGACCTTCTTTGAGCTCACTAAGTGTTACCATCTTCCCCGAACCTAAAGTTAATCTTTCCTTGCTAAAGGACTCTCGATACATTGCCATACAACTTTGGTGCTTTTTGGCTAATGTTTTTGTTACATTTTTAAAGCTTTTTAATTGcttcttaaaaaaattatgtttagCTTCATAACGCATGCACCACATGTGCAGAACTGGGCCGATGTTTTTATATTACGAGGGTAATGAATCATGAAGTGATGCTTTGGTAAGAGATTGATTGCAGGAAACAACTGCTTGAAGAGCTGATGATGATCAATGATTAAATGTTTGAGGTAAATGGTCATGCCTTCTGTAAGGACTGGGGAAAATACAATGTTAACAATGTGTAGAAGCAAAAGTAGAAGATGCCAGTGCTGGTCATCTGACTGTATTAAATCACCAAATAGCAAAGGCATATTACGTAATAAGCACCAAGACTGTATAGCATTCAACCCCAAATCATTACTTCCATCAAACAACTTTACTCTAGGTGGACGGTTTCGCTGCTGATTGTATCCATAGTCAAAAGCATGTATTCTACCAGCCAGTTGTTCAGCATTTAGGAATAACATAATTACCAAGCTTTTGACGTCTTTAAAAGCGTGGAAACTCAGACAGTATGTTGCTTGACTGCTGGGGGGTCGAGGATCATTTTGCGGCGATACACAAACGTCAGTTCCATTTTCTTCTTGATTGTGTCTGCATCAGCAGAATGTTTCATCAGTGAGATTGCTTTGTTGCACTCATCATCAGTCAGGGCAGTCTCTGGAACAAACTGGGATTCTCGTCTGACAGTCGGTCCTCCAGACATGTCTTCACCAGTTGATCCTTTGGCTGATTCTACACAACACGGGAAAATTTCAATCATGTCAAAAGTTTTAGTAGCCTGGCTAACTTTTAAAGGAAGTACTCCACTGTAAAATATACTTTTGAGCTGTAAACTAAATGATATGAATGATATGTTTGATGCTAGGGAGTGTGGCAAGCTGGTTTAGCCAAGGCCAAATGGGaagaaggccaaattacaggtgTTGGCCATCTGAGGGGCAGAGGACAGCAAAGGGGGGGGTGGTTACATGATATATATGAATGTATATGGAGCGTGATAAAAAGGTGACCTTGAAATTGTGGCGTTAATGGCGACGCAAGGAAAAAATTTGGGTGCACCTACATTTTGTGCTGGTGCACCTAAATAAAAAAGTTAGGCGCACAAGTGCAACCAAGACAAAAAGTTAGTGTGGAGCCCTGCATCAATGCTGGTGTTAATATTGACATTATTTCTTCACAATTTATGAAATCTGCAGTTTGTgggttgaaaaatgtatgaaaatgccATCTACTGGTTTAAATCACCCTAAAGTTTGCAAGGCCAGTTTGCCAGGGGTTGCCTCGACCAGTCAGTGTCGAGGCAACCCCCCTTATGTCACAGTCCTTTGTAGGTCTctgatgcatattttctttaaATTTGCTAAGAGGGAGGGAGCTAGCAGAATTGAAGGATGTAGTTACACATTATACTATATGTCTGAGAAATAGTGCAACAAATGCAATTATTGATCTAGCAACTGTTTTGTTCCATACATTTTCCAGTATTACCTCCGAATGATGATCGCCTGTCTTTGGCGGTGCCTCTCTGAATAGTTTTAATCCTCCAGGCCAAGTACCCAGTTCCACTCTCGCCATCATAATAATGCTCCTTGAAGGATGAAAGGATAACAAAAATGGATACTTCATTGAAAACAACATGGTCTGGTAGGATTCAAAAACTTCCAATAATATTTAACATTACAACTATTACTGTGTGCAACTCACATAGCCATTCTTAGAGAATGGGTCACTGAGGTACGGGAATAAGGTCACTATTCCTTTGGCATACATTTCTTTCACCTGTCTGGGTGGAGATGTACTGCAAAATTGAAGAAGAAAGGATTGTGCAGTCATATTCACTTAGATTCAGATTTAGATTTACAGATTGAGAACACAAGGACTATTAACAAATTACCCATTCATTTCTGTCATGTCAGCTGCCAGCATGTTCACCATTTTGCGTCTTGTTTCATCCGTCAAGGACTTGGTTCGGTTGTATTCATTTATTATACGTTCCCCACCGGTTTTGTTGGTAAGAGCTGATTCCACCAACTTAAAACAAAATGCATAACAATTCTGCATGTTATGTCCACTGCAAATAAACTGGAAATAAACTAATATGATGTCAGAGGATGTCCCGATCCAATCTCAAAGATTGCAAGTGCTACAAAAATCCAATGAAAAAGCCAATAATGGTAAGAAACTCCCCTCCAGACAGCGACAATAACTTGAATGTACTCGAAGTGTGCACTGTattatcaataaataaataaaagtatctGATCAGGACTCAATATCAGCAGATACTTTTTTTAATCGGATAGGGCGCTTAAAAAAAACTTGATCGGGACATCCCTAATCAGGACTTCAAAAATGTTTTGAAACCATGTAATTTACAATGTATATTAATGTAATTTTAATTCTCTGAGAACAGATTCAAGAACAGAATTTAAAATGTCAGAATTGTCTTACTTGCTTGGCTTCTGTATCCAGCCTCTGGCGTTTTCTGGAGGGGCTATCTGAAATAATGACTGTATCCTCAGAGTCCAAGGTATCAAGGGATGATGGTTGGGATTGCTCAGAAGAGGCCACCATGGAGACAGATTCTAACCATGATTTTTAGAAGAAAAGAATTATATATAGTTCCCTCATAATCTAAGACACTTATTTAATAGACACCATGAACTTCATAAAACAAAGAAATAACGTATTCATTAATTAGTCTAATTAACTGAAACAAACCTGAGTCATATTTGATGGTTAGCACCCCAGTTGAGGGATCCTTTATAATATCCTCAAAAACATCATCATCCAATTCAGTCCCTGAACTGTCAACAATTTTCACACCTTCTGTTACAGCTGGGACACCAAACTTTGCAAATGCTAGAAAAAACAGGGATAAAAAGCTTGTGTAAACAAAAAGTAAATCattatttatataataatttcactgtGTACACCTACCTTACCCTATAAAATAGGTTTTAAACAAAcactattaagtgattaaaatgttttttttgtagcATCATAACTATACCTTAAGCAATGCATCCACAATTAAAGTGTAGTTACCAAGGGCAAAACAGAAGAAATTTAGACGTACAAAAATGGACCAGTTCCAAAAACCTGAGAACTTAACATGTCCCATCATTTTAGGAATATTCCAGTATATCAATTTTAAACAGCTAAATTCAGACAGTTATTACTAACATTGTCAAATTCTTACCTGCAATCAAAAAGTCTTTCAGATTTGGCTCAGTTATTCTGACAAATTTTTGGACATCTCCAAGTTTAGCTTTAAGCAGCATGCTCCCTGCAAATAGTATCAGTACAATTTCTCACAGTTAAAAAGTTGATGGTCTTATTTTAGCAGTATTTCCTCAAATATAAGAAAAAATATTGTTTCAAGCCACCAAAGTGCTGAGAAATGATCAGCACTTTTGCAGAAATGGCCAGTTAAATTGAAGTTACTGtcaaacacattaaaaaggaTAACGTCTGATTTTCATCCTTGTAACATTAATGTTACCGCCTTGCCCGCACAATTACTGCAATTGTTGGGTCTTGGTATATTATAGAGTGTGGTCTAGACCTACTCTGTCTGTAAAGTGTCTTGAGATAACTCTTGTTATGATTTGACAATATAAATAACATTGAATTGAATAATGTTAGCTAAACGTTACACCATAAGTGTGTGCTAAGATAGTGCTTAAGTATTTTAACAGTACTGCTGCTGCTTTGAAACCCGAAAGTCATTTTGTATAATATCCAGGGAAAAAAATAAAGGCACACCGCTTAAGCAGTGTCCAAGGTTAATGTCTACCCGCCGTTAACATAATAAATCCATGCCACCCGCACATAGTTAGCCAGTCAAGCTAAcgtagctaactgtagctagtttAGCCAACTCCCCTTAGTCTTTGCTATGTTCCTGTAATATCTGAACGTTAACAAGAAGTACACAATCCCCCTCCACGTTGTATTAACATAACTTACAATAAATCGGGCTGACATTGTCTAGTTTGAACGTTATGTTCGTCAGTTAATGTTAATTAACGTTAGCTTAATACTGCTGGCACATGGACTGGACAGAAGTCAGTCACAACATGTTAACGTTAGCCTTTTTTAAAATTATACATTTTAAGACCTAAAACCAACTAGAGTGCACTGTTAGCAACGATATAAAGTAATTCTTAAATGCTGCTTCTGTTAAAATGACAAATAATGTGTGTATAGTCGCTTAGGAGAAACTTACCGCAGTCATTCCACATGAAGAAAATGGCGCCGTGAAAATGTGTGGTCCGTTTGAGACGAGTCGTAGGTGGGCGGAGCTTTCCAGAGTACGTCTGACACTGCGTCTTTTAACAACGTACTTTTTCACCAACACTGGGCGGTATCTTACTCCAACTGTTGTAGTAATAACTCTGTAAGAGTCAATGTACTTTGACACTGCATATTTAACACTATGGAATTTACTGtgttccatagtctatgtcacctcagtaacaaagttccaaaaaagaaatgagggttcaagaaaacatctctcttcaatggcctcagctattagccatatgatcaacaaggtcaactgcagcactaaaatcaagaagcagctcatccacaagtttatcttggtcaagtgatctgagccattgatcgattaaatcaacgagagctgttgcagtcgagtgatccttacggtatctttacggtacgcatgctcatagagggataaaattagctggatgtgtaattatataggcccaaaaaatgtaattgaagagtaggtgtcattgatgtttagcatttaagtttaataaataattaaataaagaaatcaatatcagctgactatagaaaagtTAAAAttattgtttaaaattatgtttgaacattttcttatccgtgtctttccagttgatataaccaaacagacaacctttgttgctcaagagcgtcacacattcctccattcattctctatcatattcccctccatcaaattcctctatcatattccctccatcatattctctctattatatttctctccatcatattccactccatcataatactcgctatcatattccctctatcatattcctctttatttttacagggaatcccaattgagaccagtgtctctttttcaatggtgccctgtgttatatcaattaacaatccaaacagcttaaacagataaaattacatacagagtagaaaatatatagagcaaaattattagagttgaacacatacatttcacaatgaacaggtcttgtatttaaccagttgagctgacaaccattttgcactgtttcactagggctttagtcatcaatctagcaagagggaaatattttattaatgtagtggtgtccctcccccaggaagctacgacctttagctttcacctggaattgttcatttatgtctgagaaaaaaaacactttccaaaccatatgatctagtacacaagaaaagtataatacaaccttctttactactttgccaaacatttcatgacattagtgagagtcaaaatctgtaaaatttgtgaatgtctaaattaacatttgggcaatttgaccagtgtacatcactcctatagacaatgagagatgggctatgtaaaggtctcgattttgtcgttctgaacaaatgtttgacttccacacaaaaattacttcttgacttattttaggtttaaggaagtgtgtaggtttaaactattgctttaaagggaagagagggggaggaggagagagcgcgagagatggggagtgggagaaagagggaaggaggaggagggggaggaggtggagggcagctgtgtccgacacaccatacttacacctgcaacaggtaggccagggggcgggacctgtaggtgagactcataacatgataagggggcaggtgaagaaggggtgttgctggagtcaaggaagggagggtgttcctacgagccccctgccagcgagacggggagcagg is a window encoding:
- the LOC123489697 gene encoding uncharacterized protein LOC123489697; this translates as MWNDCGSMLLKAKLGDVQKFVRITEPNLKDFLIAAFAKFGVPAVTEESVSMVASSEQSQPSSLDTLDSEDTVIISDSPSRKRQRLDTEAKQLVESALTNKTGGERIINEYNRTKSLTDETRRKMVNMLAADMTEMNGTSPPRQVKEMYAKGIVTLFPYLSDPFSKNGYEHYYDGESGTGYLAWRIKTIQRGTAKDRRSSFGESAKGSTGEDMSGGPTVRRESQFVPETALTDDECNKAISLMKHSADADTIKKKMELTFVYRRKMILDPPAVKQHTV